A single region of the Corticium candelabrum chromosome 15, ooCorCand1.1, whole genome shotgun sequence genome encodes:
- the LOC134191527 gene encoding DBH-like monooxygenase protein 1 homolog, whose protein sequence is MWRLQLLYVLATLNVVQCGHHLCPGGYSRGQYLDASMKKYLLCWEVDWSDRSITFSAKVATTGWIGLGFSPTGFMPNSDVVIAWVKDGRRYLKDRFATARAQPPIDDIQNVRLLSFSEADGMTTLEFKRDLEAFEPKDRSIEEGTTRVIFSYNPNDPASETAVDKHTFAGKISVNLLSGTGNVEPAPLEPDHKTFDVLNHNARPFN, encoded by the exons ATGTGGCGGCTTCAGTTGCTTTACGTACTCGCCACTCTCAACGTCGTGCAGTGTGGTCATCACCTTTGCCCTGGAGGATACAGTCGTGGGCAATATCTCGATGCATCGATGAAGAAGTATCTTCTCTGCTGGGAAGTGGATTGGTCTGACAGGTCGATCACGTTCTCAGCTAAAGTCGCCACGACAGGATGGATTGGGCTCGGTTTCTCACCAACTGGCTTTATGCCCAACTCCGATGTGGTCATTGCATGGGTGAAAGACGGTCGAAGATACTTGAAG GATCGTTTTGCAACTGCGAGGGCACAGCCGCCAATTGACGACATTCAAAACGTCAGACTGTTGTCGTTCAGTGAAGCAGACGGAATGACGACGTTGGAATTCAAACGAGACCTGGAGGCGTTCGAGCCGAAGGACAGAAGCATTGAG GAGGGAACCACTCGAGTCATCTTTTCATACAACCCTAACGATCCCGCATCAGAAACGGCAGTAGACAAGCACACATTTGCAGGGAAAATCAGTGTCAACCTACTGAGCGGAACCGGCAACGTAGAACCGGCCCCTCTAGAACCGGACCACAAGACGTTCGACGTTCTGAATCACAATGCAagaccatttaattaa
- the LOC134191150 gene encoding DBH-like monooxygenase protein 1 homolog: MWRFPLFLVLATLSVVHCDHHLCPSGYSRGQYLDASTQKYLLCWKVDWSDRSITFSAKVATTGWIGLGFSPTGFMPNSDVVIGWVKDGQGYLKVARGNGWFVLHHMCLAIASLPLTGSFCNCEGTAAN, encoded by the coding sequence ATGTGGCGGTTTCCGTTGTTTTTGGTGCTCGCCACTCTCAGCGTCGTGCACTGTGATCATCACCTCTGCCCTAGCGGATACAGTCGTGGGCAATATCTCGATGCATCGACACAGAAGTATCTTCTCTGCTGGAAGGTGGATTGGTCTGACAGGTCGATCACCTTCTCAGCCAAAGTCGCTACGACAGGATGGATAGGGCTCGGTTTCTCACCAACAGGCTTTATGCCCAACTCCGATGTGGTCATTGGATGGGTGAAAGACGGTCAAGGATACTTGAAGGTTGCACGGGGCAACGGCTGGTTTGTTTTGCATCACATGTGCCTTGCTATAGCTTCTCTTCCTCTCACAGGATCGTTTTGCAACTGCGAGGGCACAGCCGCCAATTGA
- the LOC134191149 gene encoding DBH-like monooxygenase protein 1, with the protein MTTLEFKRDLEACEPKDRSIEEGTTRVIFSYNPNDPASETVVDKHTFAGRVSVNLLSGTGNVESASLEQDHQTFDVLNHNVSVPAQPTTYWCTPYKLPQLQNEAHIIRFEPVVQANHEELVHHILIYTCHDAVSPYLDMSWDCDNPPDSVPGSVRGCRGMSQIAVWAVGGAGITFPSQVGLPMSGQTGTQYVLMETHYNNEQSRADYVDNSGIRIYYTPSKRQYDGAVLQFGHTITASLLLPPGKDNIITRNLCPASCTEAGLPATGVNVFGTMLHSHTAGKGIWIEHSRKSVQLPNIDSNYNYDFNFQDIVLLNNEVKILPGDDVQVFCDYDTSARTQVTIGGLGTLDEMCLAFLLVYPRPQLSVCLSQIDSANFINYIFQAAMKGYYIHLVNSTADGATQGRQFVESLKNMDFSSDDAYTLWYDAYWSSKSRQYFCNGAFSNNLLGAEDGNTTLLPEITQPLTDAPTSGTLKPCTSVLSESPSTSAPQTETRSTSAAPTESPTSSAHESISSLLLVEEWKRRWEEWKQELEEWKLENGTPTGHCRPP; encoded by the exons ATGACGACGCTGGAATTCAAACGAGACCTCGAGGCGTGCGAGCCGAAGGACAGAAGCATTGAG GAGGGAACAACTCGAGTCATCTTTTCATACAACCCTAACGATCCCGCATCGGAAACGGTAGTAGACAAGCACACATTTGCTGGGAGAGTCAGTGTCAACCTTCTGAGTGGAACCGGCAATGTAGAATCGGCGTCTCTAGAACAGGATCACCAGACTTTCGACGTTCTCAATCACAAT GTATCTGTGCCAGCTCAGCCCACGACCTACTGGTGCACTCCATATAAGCTGCCTCAACTGCAGAACGAAGCTCATATAATAAGA TTTGAACCAgtagtgcaagcaaatcacgAGGAACTAGTACATCACATCCTAATTTACACGTGCCATGATGCCGTCTCTCCTTACCTCGATATGTCATGGGATTGCGACAATCCACCAGACTCTGTACCGGGTTCGGTTCGAGGATGCCGTGGAATGTCACAAATTGCAGTATGGGCCGTTGGAGGAGCA GGTATTACTTTCCCATCGCAAGTGGGGCTTCCCATGAGTGGTCAGACTGGCACCCAATACGTTTTGATGGAAACTCATTACAACAACGAGCAAAGCAGAGCAG ACTACGTGGACAACTCTGGAATACGAATATATTACACTCCAAGCAAACGGCAATACGACGGTGCGGTTTTACAATTTGGTCACACAATCACTGCTAGTCTCTTACTGCCGCCTGGCAAAGATAACATCATAACAAGAAATTTATGCCCTGCATCGTGCACTGAAGCg GGACTTCCTGCAACTGGAGTGAATGTATTTGGCACAATGCTGCATTCGCATACTGCCG GTAAAGGAATCTGGATCGAGCACAGTCGCAAGAGCGTCCAACTTCCCAATATTGACAGCAACTACAATTACGACTTCAACTTTCAG GATATAGTGCTGTTGAATAATGAAGTCAAGATTTTACCT GGAGACGACGTTCAAGTGTTTTGCGACTACGACACATCAGCTAGAACGCAAGTGACCATC GGTGGACTAGGCACCTTGGACGAGATGTGTCTCGCTTTCCTTTTAGTGTATCCTCGACCGCaactttctgtctgcctgagCCAAATTGATAGTGCGAATTTTATCAATTATATTTTCCAGGCTGCAAT GAAGGGCTACTACATACACCTGGTGAACTCTACAGCAGATGGAGCAACTCAAGGAAGACAGTTTGTAGAAAGCCTTAAAAACATGGACTTTAGCAGCGACGACGCGTACACTCTCTGGTATGATGCATACTGGTCTTCTAAGAGTAGGCAGTACTTTTGCAATGGTGCGTTTAGCAACAACTTATTG GGAGCAGAGGATGGCAATACGACCCTGTTGCCTGAAATCACTCAGCCCCTGACTGATGCTCCTACATCTGGAACACTCAAACCATGCACAAGCGTCCTATCAGAATCTCCAAGCACATCTGCTCCCCAGACAGAAACTCGAAGCACATCAGCCGCTCCAACAGAATCTCCGACCAGCTCGGCTCATGAGTCGATATCTAGTTTGCTCTTGGTTGAAGAATGGAAGCGGAGGTGGGAAGAATGGAAGCAGGAGTTGGAGGAATGGAAGTTGGAAAATGGAACTCCAACCGGCCACTGTAGGCCTCCGTAG